One window of the Vigna radiata var. radiata cultivar VC1973A chromosome 1, Vradiata_ver6, whole genome shotgun sequence genome contains the following:
- the LOC106754918 gene encoding metalloendoproteinase 1-like gives MALNLLTFSISFFLLFVMKPFPIVEPKFSEHSFTKTLRNLRGIKKGQRMRGMIELKSYLNKFGYLNNYSHNNHFDQNVEVALKEYQVFHHLRATGHMDAETLRKMSLPRCGVPDVVTPHDNLKGLAILANYSFFRGSPRWEESKRALTYRFVSSTNVLRMDLVRFAVNNAFQSWSRVSDFTFTEIPFQNSFSSYFYPNFNPKPNVAIGFHRRDHGDGHPFDGPGRVLAHTFAPQDGRLHLDADESWISGPRGESIESGENVGWEWVWGLGWRRKVAPRARSSEIDLETVTLHEIGHLLGLGHSSVRDSIMYPSYEGVRRHLSKDDKDGIAALYGYQNIT, from the coding sequence ATGGCTCTTAATCTTTTAACATTTTCAAtctccttctttcttttatttgtaatgaAGCCATTTCCAATTGTTGAGCCAAAATTTTCAGAACATTCATTCACCAAAACACTTCGAAACTTAAGAGGTATCAAAAAGGGACAAAGGATGAGAGGCATGATCGAACTCAAGAGCTACCTCAACAAATTTGGCTACCTAAACAACTATTCTCACAACAATCACTTCGACCAAAACGTGGAGGTTGCTCTTAAAGAGTACCAAGTGTTCCATCACCTACGTGCCACAGGTCACATGGATGCCGAAACCTTAAGGAAAATGAGCCTCCCACGTTGTGGAGTACCCGACGTTGTCACCCCACACGACAACCTTAAAGGGTTGGCAATTCTTGCAAACTATAGCTTCTTTCGAGGATCACCAAGATGGGAAGAATCAAAGAGGGCACTAACCTATAGATTTGTGTCAAGTACTAACGTTTTGAGAATGGATCTTGTGAGGTTTGCAGTGAACAATGCCTTCCAAAGTTGGTCAAGAGTGAGTGACTTCACATTCACTGAGATTCcatttcaaaatagttttagtTCTTACTTCTATCCTAATTTTAACCCTAAGCCTAACGTAGCCATAGGATTTCACCGTCGAGACCATGGAGATGGGCACCCGTTTGATGGGCCGGGTCGGGTTTTGGCCCATACGTTTGCACCACAAGATGGGAGGTTACACTTAGATGCTGATGAGTCATGGATTAGTGGCCCTAGAGGTGAAAGTATCGAGTCAGGTGAGAATGTGGGTTGGGAATGGGTTTGGGGCTTGGGTTGGCGGAGAAAAGTGGCTCCAAGGGCAAGAAGTAGTGAAATTGATTTAGAAACAGTGACGTTGCATGAAATAGGTCATCTTTTAGGACTTGGACATAGTAGTGTTCGAGACTCAATCATGTACCCTAGTTACGAAGGAGTGAGAAGACATTTAAGTAAAGATGATAAAGATGGTATAGCAGCTTTATATGGTTATCAAAATAtaacttga